The DNA region AATGTGTCATTTGCTACATATCTGCAAAGCCCAACATCTCCTCTCAATGCTGCAAAACATTTATTATAGTATGCAATAAGACCAAAACCTGTCGTGCTTGTAGCTCCCTCAGGACATCCAAAAACACATTCATACCAGTGTCCACCAGCAGTTTGTTTAAATACAATAAAAGCCGTAACTTTATTTGTTGCTGAGAAAACAATTGCATTAGTTGCTAATTCGTCATCTGTTCCATCAAATCTAATAATAGGTTTGTTATTTAAAACACTATTAACAAATATAGGTTGCTTGTTACTTGTAGATTGAGTGGCATTATTGCCATTTTCGCTTAAGTCGTTCCATTGTGTAACATTTGAGCCGCTTAAAACAACTCCGGCATCGGCAGCTAACCATAACTTTAATCCGCTTAAAATTTTAGGATTAAATGTAGTAAGTTTATAATCATTTGTCCAGCTTGTATAAGCACTACCGTCGTATGCCCGGACATGCCAATAATAAATATTGCCCGAATGGAGAACCGGGAGTTGGGAGTTGGGAGAAACAAGCCCCGTGAAATTCTGAACATCCGAAGTAAACAAAATATCTGCAGCAACCTGTAAATCGTAACTCACTGCACCGGGATTTGTATTCCACTGAAAATTTATAACTGTGTCGGATACAATGGCGTTATTATGCGGATAAATATGAGAAAGAGGTTGAGCGGATAGTGAATAATTAATAATTAATAATGAATAAAATATTATCCTTTTAAATCTCATAATTTTTATTGAATTGAAAGAACAAATATACGAAAATATTGTATAATACCCAAAATAATCAGTAGAAACTTTTTTTATAATTAGAGTTTGTCCAGAATGTCCGATTTCTTCGTTATTCTCGTTTTAAAAATCAGTCATTTACTTTAGTAAACTCCTGATTTTTAAAACTTCGAAAGCCTCGAACTCGGACATTCTAAACCAAACTCTCGACTTTATGAACAGGCATTAATTAAGTTTGTTTATAAACTAATTTTTCCGCAAATATCGAAGATTATTGCTGAAATAAACTCTGCGAGTATCAGCGTAATCTGCGGGAAATAAAATTTTCATATTTTCGACTTTATGGACAGATACTAATTAGAGTTTGTCTATAAAGTCCTACTTCTTTGTTATTCTCGTTTTAAAAACCAGAGGTTGTCAAAAGTGCTCTGTGTAACTCTGTACAGAATCTCTGTGGCTCTCTGTGTGATTTTTTATATCAATACGATAATTCACAAAACTCATTTTGTAAATTATCGGGTTAAAATCTAAATTGATTTTTAATTTAACACGATAATTTTTATAACCATAAATTTGCAAAAGCCATAAATTCCGCGAACTTTGTACTCTTTTATTGAAAAATGAGGGTGTCTCAAAAGGCAAAATTTGTGATTTTTTTCTTTGTGCTAATTTGCGCCTTACTTTGTGTTCCTTTGTGGTTGAATGTTTTATATTAACCGTCCGTCAATTGACGGACACGAAGTTTTTCGCAAAGGCACTCAAAGGACTTTTGAGACAACCTCGGATTATTAATTTGAATTTTTCGCAAAAAATAAAAATCAAGAAAACAAAAGTTATTTTTAAACCTTTTTACGAAATTATTTGACGTAATCTATACACTTGCAATAATTACAAATTTTAGTACTTTTGTATTTGCATTTTTTTATACTGAAAATTGGATGAAGTCGTAAATTTAGAAAATTTTTATTTGTGAAGCTGAGCTTTCAGGAAATTGGAGATGGCTTTTGGGGAGAGTTGAGTTATTTAAAACAAAAAATTCCCACAATTAGTTTTACAAATGTAGGGAAAGATGTTGAAGATTTATTAAAAGCAATTTATGAATTAATAAAAAGCAAACCATGGATTACCATTCCTGAAATGTCTCACGAGCTTGATATTAATTCAAGAACAGCAGAGCGATATATTGCAAAATTAAAATTAATGAAAATTATTGAAAGAAACGGAGGCAAAAAAGCCGGAAATTGGAAAATAAAAAAACAATTTTTAAAATAAAAACTTAAAAAATAAATTAATTTTAAAAATCAATCATAGATGCAAACAATTATCTACGAACCAAATTCGCGACAAAGAACAAATTTTATAAAAATTTATTTCACATTATTTAAAAATATAATAAATAATAAGGAATTAATATTTCAGTTATTTAAACGCGATTTTTTAATGTCATACAAGAAATCATTTTTGGGAATGGGCTGGCTTATATTTACACCGGTTTTAGGAATACTTTCTTGGGTTTTTATGAATTTTTCGGGAATACTTGCACCAGGTGATGTGGGGACTTCGTATACAGCTTATGTATTAATAGGTACATCTCTCTGGGGATTATTCATGAACATTTATAACGGCACATCACAGGCATTAAATTCTGCATCGGGTTTCATCATGCAGGTAAAATTTCCTCATGATATTCTGGTTATTAAGGAATCCTTACAGCAACTATGTAATTTTGCAATTATGTTCATAATAAATATAATTGTACTTTTTTTAGTTGGTGTCATTCCAAGTTGGAAAATTATTTTTTTACCGATATTACTTATTCCGATATTTCTTGCAGGAGCATCTATCGGATTATTTGTTTCCATGCTAAGCATTATTGCAGTTGACCTTCAAAAATTTTTTTCTTTTATGATGAGCTTGCTTATGTTCTTAACTCCCATAATATATTCAGATAAACTTGAACTTAAATCTTATGACACGCTGCATAAAATTGTTGCATTGAACCCGATGACGTATTTAATTTGTGAAGTAAGAAATATTATAATTCACGGTAAAATTGAACATTTAGCTATGTATTTTTATTCGGTATTGTTTATATTCATTGTTTTCTTATTATCCTGGCGTGCATTTTATATTTCGGAAGAAAAAGTTATTGAAAAAATGATTTGAATATTGTGAATATGAAAAAGTTGTTATTTATATATCCAACAATGATAACAGAGGCTCCAATGACTTTGGCAATGTTATCATCGGTAGCCAAACAAGAGGGGTGGAATACTAAAGCATGTATTAATACTTTCAAAAGGCCACTTACAATAGAAGATTTTGTATTTTCTGCCAAGAAGTATGGTGCGGATTTAGTTGGTATTTCAATGATAACTTTTGAAGTTTTATTTGTTTATAAACTTGTAAAATCGCTTAAAGATGCAGGATTTAAAGTCATTATTGGTGGTTCTCATCCAACAGATGTGCCTGAAGAGTGCATAAAATATGGTGCAGATGTAGTAATTGTTGGGGAAGGGGAATATGTATTAAGGGATATTTTAAAGGAATGGCCTGATGTTAAAACAGGCATAAGAGAACGAAAACCTTATATTAAGAATTTGGATGATTTATCTTTGCCGGATTTAGATATTTTTGATATTAATGATTTTGGAGATAAAAATGGCTTTATTAAGGGATTTCATCGAATATATACCAGCAGAGGATGTCCTTCTTTTTGTACCTTTTGTGATTGGCAAGTTTTTAAACAAGAATGGAGAGTTCTGTCCGTTAAGAAAATTATTGAGGACATAAGAAGGCGCAGTGAAAAATATGATTTAAATTCATTTGCTATTGCTGATGATTGTTTCACTGTTGACCATAAAAGAGTTTATGAGTTTTGTAATGAAATTGTTAAAATTACTCCGAAAATAGAATGGCGAGCTAGTTCTAGAGCAAATTTGGTGAATGCCGAACTTTTAAAGGCAATGAGAGAAGCAAATTGTTTTTCAATTGCTTTTGGCTTGGAAAGTGGGGATGCCGAAACCTTAAAAAAAACAGCCAAAAGTGTTACTCTGGAAGAAAACATTCGCGGACCATGGTTAGCTCATGAAGCAGGTTTGGAAGTTTATGGATGTTTGATGACTGGATTTCCTTGGGAAACGACGCAAAGCATTCAAAATCAGATAGACCTTATTCATAAAACATGGGATGCAGTTTCATTATTTCAGGTATCAGGAAGTTTAATGCCATTTCCAGGTACTGCTATTTATAAAAAATATGCGAAAGAGTATGGTTTTGAAAAATATTGGTTGAACCCGAAATACCAACAATATGGAATTCAGGTTTATCAGAATGCATTAAATCCATTAAAAAGCAGCAACTTTTACCAGCGTTATTTATTTGATGATACCTACATAAAAGAAGAAACATTTTTTAAATATTCTCCAGAATATAAAAATAAAATTAAGGAATTAGTTATTGAAATAGGACGACACAATTTGCTATTTATGTTTCCTAACCAAAAGATTAAACAAAAGTATTTTTTTCAGTTGTCAAAAGCATCTATGTTATTTTCCAATATTTTTCCTGGTTTAGAAAAAAAAATTGGAGGTTTCATATTTGATATTCTTAGCAAGAATAAAAGAACTTCAATTGAAAATTTAAGAGATAATCGTAGAGGAATTGTAAAAAAAAGAAAACCTCAGAAAAAGGAAATTGATATTAAAGCAAAAAATGTTTAAAAGAGTTACATATAAATAAAAATTGTAATTTACATGGTTTTATATAAACATAATAAAATGCAAAAAAATGGAATTTATATTTAATTGTACATTAGTAGTATTATATAAATAAATATATGATTGTATTATTGAAATATTAATTTTTTATCAAGATTTTTTACAAATTTATTTATCATTAATTCATGTATTGTAAGTTTTTAATTCAGGCGAGAATTGGTTCGACACGATTTCCTCAGAAAATATTAACTGATATTTATAATAATTTAAATTTAATTGATATTGTCTATAATCGTTTATTGGTATCTAAAAAAGTTAATACTTCAGATATTGTTGTTTTAACTACAAATAATGAGAAAGATAATATATTAGTAAATTATCTAAAAAATAATAATATCGAATATTATAGGGGAGACGAAAAAAATGTACATGGGCGATTTTATAAGTATTTACTACAATTAAATCCGAAACCACAATTTTTTTTTAGAATATGTGCAGATAATCCATTTATTGAACCATTATTCATTGATGAAATGTTTGATTTTATTAAAAAAGATAAAAATAACAATATAGATTATATTTCATACCATACAAAAGAAAAACTTCCTGCTATACTAACCCATTATGGTTTTTTTTGTGAGATGATTAAATATGATTCTTTTATTGATTCGTTAAAATTTGTTAATGAATATTGTGTAAATAATAATTGTAATGATTATAAAGAGCATGTAACACCTGCATTTTATAAAACAAAATATTTCAATTCGACTTTTCTTGAAATGCCAGAAGTTTTAAACAAAAAGAATTTAAGATTAACTTTTGATTCTGCTGGTGATTATGAGGTTGTAAAACTAATCTATAATAAATTAAATACATTAAATTTTAATTACCTAGATGTTTTGAAAATTATTGATGGTGATAAAAAATTGATTGGTAAAATGAAAAAAAATATTATACAAAATACAAAACAAATAAATTAAGGTTTAATGTTAAAAGCAATATTATATGATTTAGGTGATGTTTTTTTTGAAGCGCATTACTGGAGAAAATGGAATTTCGAGCAATTAACTTCTATGTCTTATTTTAAAGGTAAATTTAAAGAATTCTATGAGCTTTATGAATCTTTTCTTGAACCTGTTTATAAAGGCGAAATAAAATATAAACAAGCATTCATGAAATTTTTAGATCACTTAAATGTTCCAGATAGTAATGAATTCTATAAAGTTTCATTTGAAAAGAAATTGTTTTTTGAGCAAAATAGAATTTTATTTAACGGCGTTAAAGAAACACTTTGCGAATTAAAAAAAAAGTCAATTTTAAATATTGTAATTACAGATAATGAGTCAAGTGAAATTCAAATACGAAAAGACATAATTGAAAAGTTTAAAATCAATCAATACATTGATAAAGTAATTTCATCAAAAGATTTGAGAATTAGCAAAACGAACCCCATTATATACAAAATTACTTTGGATTTATTTGAATTAAATTATGATGAAGTTTTATTTATTGCACATGATAAAAATGAAATTGATGGAGCCATTCAAGTAGGTATTAAGGTTGTTGAATTTAATAATTATTTGCAAGAATCAACAGATGCTGAATATAAAATTGAAAAATTTTGTGAGATTATTGAAATTATTAGAAATTCTAATTCAAAATAATTGAAAATATATTTTTAAAATTTATATATAAATAAAAATTGTAAATTTTGTAGTTTTAGATAAACATAAAATAAAATGCAAAAAATATATAAACAATTATTTGATTTAAATCGCTCTTTGGTCGGAAAGGATAATGATAAAGCTTTGGAAATTATTAATTCAAATATTTCATTAAAACTATATAAATTTAAATCCGGTACAAAGTGTTTTGATTGGACTATACCAAAAGAGTGGAAATTAAATAGAGCTGTTTTAAAAAATTTAAAAGGAAATATTATTATTAATTCCAATGATAATATTTTACATGTTTTAAATTATAGTACTTCATTTAAAGGTATTGTAAAAAAAGAGGATTTACTAAAACATTTACATACAAATCCCAAACTTCCGGATTCGATACCTTATAGAACTTCATATTATGATAAAAGCTGGGGATTTTGTTTGTCACATAATCAATATCTTAAATTAAAAGACAAAGAATATTTTGTAGATATAGATTCGGAATTTATGAATAGCCATTTAAGCATAGGTGAAGCTACAATTAATGAAGGATGTAAAAAAACTATTATTTTATCATCTTATATTTGTCATCCTCAACAAGCAAACGATGGACTATCTGGCGTTATTTTATTATTATATCTTTACAAACTACTGTTAAAAGAAAAAAAATTAAAATTTACATACAAATTTTATTTTCTTCCTGAAACAATCGGGACAATTGTTTTATTGTCAAAAAAAATCATTAATCCAAAAAACATCGAATATGCAATTGTTTCGACATGTGTTGGCCATGGTAAAAAAATAACATACAAAAAAACATTTATAGGTAATCATAGCATTGATAATATATCAAAATTTGTTTTAAAAAAATATGATAATAGAATTGCTGATTATACTCCGGTTGGAAGTGATGAAAGGCAATATAGCAGCCCAAACATTGAAATCCCATGCGCATCAATTATGAGAACTCCTTATTACGAATTTGACGAATATCACACATCTTTTGATAATCTGAATTTCGTATCTTTAGATTTAATAAAAAAAACAGCTGATATTTATAAAAAAATTATACTGTTGTATGAAAAAAACAAAAAAATAGTTTCGAAAATACAAGGTTGCGAGCCATTTTTATCAAAATGCAATTTATATAGAAAAATAAGTGTACCCGGGCATAATGATGAATCCATATTAAGAAACTGGATATTGCACCTTTCAAATGGCAACAATAACGCGATAGACATATGTGAAAAATCTGGGTATTCTTTAGATAAAGTGGGAAAAAACATAAAAATATTAATTGGGAAAAAATTAATAAAATATTTATTTTAGTAAGTTGAAGATGATTTTATAAAGATTAATTATAAAATATATTTATTATGATTTTAAAAGAAAAAACAGAAAATAATAATTTTTATTTTATAGCAGAAATAGGTCAAAACCATCAGGGGAAAATAGATATTGCAAAAAAAATGGTTGACGAAATAAAAACTATTGGTGGTGTATCTGCAATCAAAACGGCAAAAAGAAACTTAGATGTGTGTTTGACTGAAGAAATGAAAAGGATGCCTTATATAA from Bacteroidales bacterium includes:
- a CDS encoding HTH domain-containing protein; amino-acid sequence: MKLSFQEIGDGFWGELSYLKQKIPTISFTNVGKDVEDLLKAIYELIKSKPWITIPEMSHELDINSRTAERYIAKLKLMKIIERNGGKKAGNWKIKKQFLK
- a CDS encoding ABC transporter permease, which translates into the protein MQTIIYEPNSRQRTNFIKIYFTLFKNIINNKELIFQLFKRDFLMSYKKSFLGMGWLIFTPVLGILSWVFMNFSGILAPGDVGTSYTAYVLIGTSLWGLFMNIYNGTSQALNSASGFIMQVKFPHDILVIKESLQQLCNFAIMFIINIIVLFLVGVIPSWKIIFLPILLIPIFLAGASIGLFVSMLSIIAVDLQKFFSFMMSLLMFLTPIIYSDKLELKSYDTLHKIVALNPMTYLICEVRNIIIHGKIEHLAMYFYSVLFIFIVFLLSWRAFYISEEKVIEKMI
- a CDS encoding radical SAM protein; this encodes MKKLLFIYPTMITEAPMTLAMLSSVAKQEGWNTKACINTFKRPLTIEDFVFSAKKYGADLVGISMITFEVLFVYKLVKSLKDAGFKVIIGGSHPTDVPEECIKYGADVVIVGEGEYVLRDILKEWPDVKTGIRERKPYIKNLDDLSLPDLDIFDINDFGDKNGFIKGFHRIYTSRGCPSFCTFCDWQVFKQEWRVLSVKKIIEDIRRRSEKYDLNSFAIADDCFTVDHKRVYEFCNEIVKITPKIEWRASSRANLVNAELLKAMREANCFSIAFGLESGDAETLKKTAKSVTLEENIRGPWLAHEAGLEVYGCLMTGFPWETTQSIQNQIDLIHKTWDAVSLFQVSGSLMPFPGTAIYKKYAKEYGFEKYWLNPKYQQYGIQVYQNALNPLKSSNFYQRYLFDDTYIKEETFFKYSPEYKNKIKELVIEIGRHNLLFMFPNQKIKQKYFFQLSKASMLFSNIFPGLEKKIGGFIFDILSKNKRTSIENLRDNRRGIVKKRKPQKKEIDIKAKNV
- a CDS encoding HAD family hydrolase yields the protein MLKAILYDLGDVFFEAHYWRKWNFEQLTSMSYFKGKFKEFYELYESFLEPVYKGEIKYKQAFMKFLDHLNVPDSNEFYKVSFEKKLFFEQNRILFNGVKETLCELKKKSILNIVITDNESSEIQIRKDIIEKFKINQYIDKVISSKDLRISKTNPIIYKITLDLFELNYDEVLFIAHDKNEIDGAIQVGIKVVEFNNYLQESTDAEYKIEKFCEIIEIIRNSNSK
- a CDS encoding DUF4910 domain-containing protein; this encodes MQKIYKQLFDLNRSLVGKDNDKALEIINSNISLKLYKFKSGTKCFDWTIPKEWKLNRAVLKNLKGNIIINSNDNILHVLNYSTSFKGIVKKEDLLKHLHTNPKLPDSIPYRTSYYDKSWGFCLSHNQYLKLKDKEYFVDIDSEFMNSHLSIGEATINEGCKKTIILSSYICHPQQANDGLSGVILLLYLYKLLLKEKKLKFTYKFYFLPETIGTIVLLSKKIINPKNIEYAIVSTCVGHGKKITYKKTFIGNHSIDNISKFVLKKYDNRIADYTPVGSDERQYSSPNIEIPCASIMRTPYYEFDEYHTSFDNLNFVSLDLIKKTADIYKKIILLYEKNKKIVSKIQGCEPFLSKCNLYRKISVPGHNDESILRNWILHLSNGNNNAIDICEKSGYSLDKVGKNIKILIGKKLIKYLF